TATAGCCTGACGTAATAGATTTACTCTCCACAGAAAATTATAATGATCACTGTTGTAATTAGTGCCAATTagacaaaaataatttatttatgcaGTAAAACGGATGTAAATTATTTGTGGCTGGGTGCTGTGGAAACAAACTCTAGTGTGTTGTTATATTTATAACACATAAGGGAACAATTTTAAGATAACTCTGTTAAAGAACAGTATCTTTCATCATAAAATGCTCAAGCAGGTATTAGGAATTTACACATAACTGTGCTTTTGGGGTCAAAAACATTGATTACTGTGGCCTTCAAGAAATTCTTCTGTTTGTCACTTCCGTTACAAAACTCCTTTACGACGTTTTTAGAGACAGGGTTTAAAACTGTAAAGTTCTTTGCAGACAGAAGTATGAAATATCCATAACATGAGAAAGTAATTTGGCATGAATGACAATTGGCAAAATAATGTCAAAAAGGTTGCTTTGGTTTTGGCTAGGTTCTGCAAATAATGGTGTATGTAATTAAACAATTGGTAATTAACTATGCCACATGGGTATCACACACACGGTAGACACTGGACAAgtcagaaaacataaaaaaccttGCTATCCTAAAATTTCTCTTGCTCTCCACAGAAAAGCTACATTGCATACTGTAAAAGGTAAAGAATCAGTGTTTTGACTAATActaaaaaacatgttatatattattCTGCACATAAATAAATCTGCTGATTTGAATTCTGGTATTATCAGTAGAGACATGGTATCATATAGcactttctgtctttcataGGTACAAGAGATATACTTTCCATTCATTAGTGGCTGTTGCCATTGAGTTCTGGCCCTGTGGTACCCATCACACTGTTCTCTGTGCTGGGCAAGAAAACATCACTGTGCAAGAGTTCAATATCTTGTTCTCAGATTATAGAAACAAGCCATTTTACATTTACCAGCCCCGACTGGACAAACTGATTACAGTTTGTCCGGTCCACTGTTCCAATTTGATTGTCTGGAACAAACAAGACTCAACTTTCATGAGAAACTGCACAGCAACAAACTGGCAAGGTGTTTGCACTAGGTCCTGCACATAAGAACATCTGCAAAGGGGCCCAGGAGGTTCTTGTTGAAGATACATCTGACCCACACCAGGTAGGTGGTGAAGGGCTTAATGTTTTCTGAAAAAGTGTAGTTCTGCTGGGGAAGGATATAAGGCATGTAGGTATTCTCTCCCTGCTCCTGGATCCACACCTCGTACTTCACCTCTCTTACTTTCAGGTATTTCAGATTCCATGGGATCTGCCAGGAGACTGTGAGTTTAGCCTCATTGGTGGTTTGTACTGAAGTCTGACACTGGGCTTCTCTGACCCGACCCGGATGGACTGTACTGGCTGGTTTGGACTTCTTTAAGTTGGGCTTGGTCTTCATTCCCTCCTTCAGGGTTTCCAGGAAGGAAGGGATGTCTACCAAAGTGTCCTGGTAGATTCGGAAGAGCCACTCCGGATTCCGGCAGCACAGGTGCCTGGGGACATCTTTGCTGGTCAGTATTCGCTCTTGCTCCTCCTTATCCAAGTGAGCGATGCCTCCTTGTTCCCAGGGTCTGTCTGGATGGGTGACAGTGTTCTCTTCCTGAGTGTTCCTCCAGGAAACATAATGAAGATCCATGCCTGGAAGGGAGGTAAGGGTTTTATATGGGGTGTACTGCTCTGAGTTCACAGCGAAGGGGAACAGCTCCACCACAGTAGCTCCCCTGGGGAGGAAGAGTGAGGTGATAAGCTGAGCTCCATGCATGCTGACTAACATGGAAGCACCACTGATCACCTGGACAATGCTGGGGAAAGACTGTTCCTCTAGAGAAACTGTGACCACCCTCATCTGGAACTCCTGGGCCAGCGCCATGATTAGCTCGGCTTCGTTCAGTATCAGCCTTGTTGTTGAACGACTGAACACAACAATGTATTCatccctcttctccttctcatcTTCAACActccctccatccttctctgcctcctctAACCTTGTGATGTTCATTTTCTCCATCAGAGCCTCAGCAAACTGCCGGATCTCGTTCCCTGAGACCAAGATGTTAGCTTTGGGCCCTTGTGGCTGGACAAATCCATACTGGTACCAAGTAGTCATCTTGGACAAGCCAACGTAAGATTTGGTAAAACACATTAGCTTTCCAAAGTTCCTAAGCTGTTCTTTGAGTAGTGGCTGCTTGCTGCTCAAAAGCCGGTAAAGGTCAAAGTGCGGGCCTTCACCCCAGCCCTCCATGAACACCAGACGAGCCTCATCATCCAGGTCTGAATACTGTTTCATGGTATAGAAGGCTGGAAGTAGATCATCGTGGAATACATGCATTAGGTTATCGGGATTAAATCTATTCAGTATCAGTGTCACATCCGGTACGAACACAGGCTTGGGCATGAACTTCAAAGCAGCAGCTGGGAGCTCTAAAAAGTTGAAGTACTGGGTGTTGTGATCCTCTACTGAGGACAAGTCCAGCAGGGCAGGTTGGAAGCGCCTTGACCCCAGGTTAGGCAACATGACAGAGGAATTGGAGTGGAAGAACACAAACTCCTCTGCCTCCGAGCAGTAGCAGAGGTAGTCGAAGCGGCAGATGCGGTCGGTGTGCATTTTGCCGGTGCAGACCATGCGGGTGCCGTGTTCATGGAGAGCCTGTAGGGCGACATGATAGTCGATGCGGGCCTGCGAAAGCTCTTGGGACTGTTGTGTCATGTGCAGCTCTTCCTCCAGCAGGGCAGCATGCTCACTCAGCTTGGAGTACTTCCAAAGCAAAGCTGCGACCACAGAGACCAGCAGCCCATTAATGAGTGCACCCACGCTCATCCTGCAGCCTGCCACTGAAGCCcgcatcactgctgctgctgaggaccCACCTCCCGACTCCGACTGGCCTCCGACCTCAGAGGGAGGCGACGAGACATCCGCCGCCAGGCAGTGACTTAggaaggggagaggagagagcaaaAGATGGTGGAGCAGGGGTTGGCGACAggagagaagggaaagaaaaggGCAGGGTAGGAGgggagaaaggaaagaagggaaaagaagagaagacatAAGTTTTTCTTAAGCCACCGGTTCAGGAGACACAAAAGAGAGCTAATATGTAACTAACAAATCAATAGTCGGGTCTATAATGCTGCAGTGCTCTTTATGTAAACGCTACAAACCAGTGATTCATCAAAGCAGGTTTCAGCTCTCACCTTTGGGAATAGTGGTTGTTTACCTTGGCGAACAAATGAGACATTTTCCTAACCTTACATCCCCTGTCACCCTCCCTGGATATGTCAAGACAAATTAGACTGTGAGGAAGCacagagaaaagaacaagagTATTCCTCTCAACTCTACTCATCTGCATACTGAAAGAACAAGTGAGTCATTGAGAGACTCTAAATCAAACCAACGGCTAACGGCCAGCAGCTGCCTGCAAACACGAGGCAACTAGCATGCTAAATACCCATCTGAGGACTAGCTTAATGAACTTACAAGAAAAGGTTATCAGATAAATTAATTACTTGCTGCTTTATTCCTCACTTTTACAAATGCATGAGTCACATGCACATATCgatacacacctacacacagcTGAGAGGAGTGAGAGGGATAATCTGGTGATATGATGACATGGTCTGACCATAATCTGACAATATTGAATTTTGCAACTGTTTTCCTCTTTGAAGCTGGCTTTGTAATGGAAAGTTAACTAAATCAGATCAAATCAAGACAGGAGTAAAggcgtacacacacatactagcAGACATGAACAACACGCTGACATGTGCCTGTACTGGCAACATGTAGATAAACTCttgtctttcattttttacCTTTCTAACCAcatcttgtttctttctctctcgctttctTGGGTAATTTTCCATACCTCACTATATTTCTATCACTGCTCTCACTTCTCCCTAATACTCCCCTTTATCTTGCACACCGTCTCATTCTATTCCCAGTTTCTGCTTTACACgatttgcatttttgcttttttcttcccCAGTTATTGCATTCTTTGTCTTTACACTGCTCCTTTTTCTtgcacactctctctctgttctgcaGGAGCCAAGCAGAGTCCCTGGGCTATTTTTGACATCCCAGCAAGTACAATATGTCACTTGCAACAGGGTCATTCTTAGTGATCAAACTCAGTGAACACACATGGGCACAATATGGACAGTTCAAAATGCAGCAACATTCAGCTGCACCAGAGAACTGAGAAAAATGCGAATGCATAAAAAACATAAGTCTTGCTGCTGTACTCTGAATGTCAAACATGCAGCTATCATCTACtttaagataaaaacagagctaGTATTTGACAAATCCAGCATTTTACATCTTAATGTGACTTTCTTCACtattaaaaatgaactgaatgtTTCAGTAGACTTCACTGACTATGGGCTGTAGACTGAAGAGAGGTTTGTTCTTGCTCATAAAAATGGAATAATCTGATTTACAAACCAGCTGTAGTGACAGTTTGCGTGCTTAAAATATAGAAATGGGCAGGATCAAGGGTGAACGCTGGCACGCAAGGGTCACAGAATTGATAAGAATGATTTAGGATGAGTAAGATTATGTCTAGTGTGGTGAAGGGAGGCTTATAACAACACGCACAATACAATCTTGATCCaaaggtttaaaaagaaaagcaattaaTATTTATCTtctcaaataaaaacagcaaagctTTCTCTTGTATTTTAGTAGGTTCATTAGACTATGTACTTTATTAAGAGTTAATCTAAGGACATTTCATTATCAGTTTACTTTTaacaaatatctttaaaaaatttTTGGAATATTTGGTCGCATGGTTTGATCCTCAAGCGGCTGTCTCATGGTGCACACTGGAGGAAGGAATGGTGCATTCTTGGTCTCTTGCAGATGTCCTGTTTGTGAACATCTCTAACAGGCAATGTCAATTACGGTTTGGGCCGATTATAACTCAACTGCTCCAGGTTCTTCAACTTGCCCGGCACATCCTTCTTATATTTACAGCttaaggctgatttatggtaggTTGCTTgacacttttgataagtgtcACTCGATAGAAATGATGTAATTTCGACAGAAAAAAGTGTCACTCTGCACTTTCCTTTCATATCACGCACCTGGAGAATTTTGTGTCACAGACACTGTCATATTTTGTCACGCAATGTGATTGGGTAGTGGTGCTAACATGgagattgtagttttcactgaacttccttattgatattttggtctgtaacttTAGATAACTTGTAATGTCCTTGTTTAATTAGTCCCGGTCAGGGACTATTTCTATCTCATCAAAGTCATCGGTGAGGCCTTGTGCACCTTGTGCTCTTTAAATATTCCCGGCACATTTCTACACGACGTGGGAATGCCCGTCTGTTTCCCAATTTTGACAGGATGTTCCTTCCAAACTGACAGTTCTCATTTCAGAGACAGTACCTGCGACCATACCAGTTTTGATTTTGAATGACATTTCTTTGCTCTGGGTCCCTAAATATCAGAAGCGTACAGTGCCTTCAGGTCTAAAAGCTGCAAAGAAAATGATTGCAGTGCGTTGAAGTTATCAACAGCTCGTATAAATGGGGCTAAAGAGGTGAATCTGGATATATGGCTCACAGCAGCTGAAGCATTGAAGAGTCTCTTGTGTGATTCCTTTAACTGTCATGATCTTTTGCTGCCTGTTGTGTACTTGATCCACATTCACTGTGCTCATCCTTGATTATCCAATGATTCTGCACTACCAGTTCTACAGGTCCCAGGGTGAgtggttttttctttttcttttttctttttttttattctttcttttgaagGGTGGGTAGAAGGGGCTGAAGGTAAGCTGCTATTGGTATGGTGGTATGTTCTATATTTTCTGACAGGTATGTTATGGTGTGTTCAATGTCTATATAGCATCTGTGTTCATATccttgaataaaaaaaaaaaaatctgattaaaaacttttgaaatacTCTAGCATCTCTATTTACACATCTGCAATAATtgcattacatacagtatggcAAAGATAATTATAATACTATCACACTGCCTTAGCAGGTAGTTTGCTTTGGACAGCTCATTTGGAACacatgtatgtgtacatgtatgcGCGTGAATAAGGTGTTGCAGAAGTGGAACTATTACAAAGAAATTACCGATAACAAAAccaagaaaaagtaaaacatagGGAGACTGTTTTTGATCTCCAGTAAAATAAGGCAGGACACGTAtacaaaaaagcacattttcttCTATCTGATGTGGCACTGTGCCCTCCTCATTTGCATGAGAGCTGACTGTGTCATTTTATCTGTATGTACACACTAATGCGTAGTGTCCTTGGTATGACCATGGCcacttctactttttttttaggTCTGAACTGTAGGCCAGTCTTTACAAAATTATGACTGGAAGCCATTCCATAGCCATGGACCCTGACAACTCCTTCACTGTTAACCTTACTGGTGAAACTGCCTTGAGTCAGGTACAGTAATAAAAGGCTTTATTGGTGACCTTCAATACTGTTGTAcaaaaaagcatatgctgttGGATAAGCTGTTATACAAGAAGAAGCAAGTGAATCTGGATAAGCAGCAAATGCgaacagcaaagagaaaaatcaattatttatatgcaaataaatgtaCTAAATTCAAAAGAGAAAGCAATGCAGGTCTTAAAGACTACCAAAGGGTTGTCTTCAGTCCCTTCAGAAATCACTTGCTGCATAATAAGCCGATAAAGAGAGCTTAATGCTATTCCCTATGACAGAATGTCATGGAGAAGCACAGTGGATGTGAATCAAAGCACCATACACAAAGATACTGTAGTATCGCCCTGATGCTGACACAGCAGccaaaataaagtgaaatgaagTGTGAAGAGGAGGCTGCTAGCGAGGCTAACATTAGGCATCCTGCATGCTCCTTCAGTCCACAAGGACAAGGGCAGCGCGAGGCTCACAGTGCCAGCAGTGCTGCTTAATCCCTCTCGCTGCACACTGGCTCCCACAGGGATGCATGTGAATGCCCTCTGCAATTTGCCTGTGCCAAGAAACCGAAAGCTGCGAAATGTCAAAGCGACTGCAAGACACCACAGCACGCACAAAACGCCCTCATTTGCATCACCACATGTTACAGGCTATAAACAGAGACCTGGACACTGTgagctgttctgttttttggTTCTGGTCAGGTTATTTAGAACAAGCAGGTCAAAATTAGGCTAAACGAGGCCTAAAACATGACGACATTTTCCTGAATCCGATCTATGCGTGCGCATGTGTAGTCATTTAAACTGACCTTGAAGACAAGTGGCTTTTTTATCCTGTCAGCAGTGTAAAAGAGTGAGCCAAGATACTGCCGGagaataaaaatgttcaaattagcAAAAG
The sequence above is drawn from the Thunnus maccoyii chromosome 10, fThuMac1.1, whole genome shotgun sequence genome and encodes:
- the pomgnt2 gene encoding protein O-linked-mannose beta-1,4-N-acetylglucosaminyltransferase 2, translated to MRASVAGCRMSVGALINGLLVSVVAALLWKYSKLSEHAALLEEELHMTQQSQELSQARIDYHVALQALHEHGTRMVCTGKMHTDRICRFDYLCYCSEAEEFVFFHSNSSVMLPNLGSRRFQPALLDLSSVEDHNTQYFNFLELPAAALKFMPKPVFVPDVTLILNRFNPDNLMHVFHDDLLPAFYTMKQYSDLDDEARLVFMEGWGEGPHFDLYRLLSSKQPLLKEQLRNFGKLMCFTKSYVGLSKMTTWYQYGFVQPQGPKANILVSGNEIRQFAEALMEKMNITRLEEAEKDGGSVEDEKEKRDEYIVVFSRSTTRLILNEAELIMALAQEFQMRVVTVSLEEQSFPSIVQVISGASMLVSMHGAQLITSLFLPRGATVVELFPFAVNSEQYTPYKTLTSLPGMDLHYVSWRNTQEENTVTHPDRPWEQGGIAHLDKEEQERILTSKDVPRHLCCRNPEWLFRIYQDTLVDIPSFLETLKEGMKTKPNLKKSKPASTVHPGRVREAQCQTSVQTTNEAKLTVSWQIPWNLKYLKVREVKYEVWIQEQGENTYMPYILPQQNYTFSENIKPFTTYLVWVRCIFNKNLLGPFADVLMCRT